AGAGCGCATTCTCCCATGCCCAACATGTCGAAAACCAGTAGACTTCAAACACGTAGTGACCCCCCGTCTGTATTTTGCCTCGTTATTTTTAAGTACAATAATGACATGTAAGGCATGCAAAGTGGGTGTCCCTTTGGGTGATATCTCTTCTCATGGTTGTGATCCAAAAGTCAGTAGTGGTCCTTCTGGTAATCCCAACTTGATGTTTTTCATCGTCAAACCACCCGAGAAACAAGTTAGTGAAGTTGTGGAGATGATGCATCGTCCATTGACTGCACCTCTAACTCCCCAAATGGAAGAACTTGGCTCACATATTCTCAAATCCAAGCTGGCACAATCTTCAGATGGATTTAGCACTCGGTACAAGACAGCTGGCTTGGTAAGCTTTAGTCAACCTTCACTTcactaaagaaaaaaaggtttgaacaagTGAAGAATACCTTGTTGaaagattttattttctttttcccctCCCCCTCTCCCTTCTACAAAGCCTCTGACAACAGTGTGCATTCCTAGTCCACGAAAAAGCAGTGAGGTTGCCTCTAGTAAAACTCTGCGACGACGCTCTGAGATTTTAAACAAGACACGCAATCTTCTTTCCATGGGTACTTCTAGGCGGCAGCACCTTGATGAGCTGAAGTTAAGCAGTTTGAGAGATGACCTTCAGGAGACGTTGAAGGAACTCAAGTTAGACTCTATCAGGCTTCCTAGCATGCAGCTTCTTGCAGCAAAGGCACGTTTTGGAATCTCCTGGAAACGCATCAGGGAAATGAAACGATGGCTGAAGAGTTACAACATACTAACAGAAGGTGAGAATGCAATGCGTCAACAACAGAAAGACATCGTTGCAAGTAACATCATTGCAGAGAACCTTCCGTTTTCATTCCCAGATGAAGTCAATGGAGGAGTCACCATCAAGCCCGCCGCTTGTGTAGGTGTGAAGTCACTCGTTGCTAAAGTCACCCAACAGTTTGAGGAATACCATAAGTAAGTAAAACTTAATTTATCTTGTCTTTGAACCAGCGTTGAAATCTTCAAAGAAATAATCCACTCATTTGTCttgttcttttttcttcagGGCTGGACAGCTCACATGGCACGAGGGCAACATTCCAGCTGATGAGGTCTGGATTAAAATAGGCGGTGACAAAGGAGGCGGAACCTTTAAACAGATGTTCCAAATTGCCAATATCGATTGCCCCAACTGCCTTCGACATACTGTTGTCGCTTGTGCGTTTGCAGCGGGGGATAAGTACGACAATCTCAAGACTGGTCTGTTACGCTTCCGTCAGCAAGTCGTTGATCTGCAGTCCTGTACTTTGAAGAGTCATAAAATCAGACTCTTTATGTTTGGAGATTACGAGTATCTCACCCGAGTGTATGGACTATCAGGTGCTTCAGGTAATTGATATGCTTCAGGCTTTGAAAATTATACATAAACTTTGGGCCTAACTGTCATCACTTTTACATGGAGCCACAACTGTCAAACGGCTTGATAAAGATTTACGCTATAACCTGTGCTTAGCTTAAAACTGCAAATCTGCTGTAATACTAAAGCCATGCTTTGCAGTATAGGACATCTCATATAGATGATTCTGTAAATTAACCTCCCCACTGACTTTTAGAATATTAGCAGAGTGTAATTGGTCAAAGATCTGTCTCTTTGTGAAACCTAAAGAGagatgtttgctttttttgtgtACACAGGACGACACTGCTGTCTCTACTGTGAGGTCTCTAAAGATGATATGAGCTTACCCCAGGAGGAAAGGCCAGCAACTAGGCAGAGAACTATGGACACCCTGAACAACGACCTGGCCAGATTTGTTGCTGATGGCAGTAAACTCTCCCATGCAAAACACTTCAACAATGTGATTAGTCCGCCAATGTTCCGGCTTCCACTTACACAGGTCAGCATGTTTCCTCACTCGACATTTGTAACAGACCATGCTTAGCACCCACCATGCTTAGTACCCATCATGCCTAGCACCCACCATGCTTTCATAGCACCCACCATGCGTAGCACCCACCATGCTTAGATCCCATCATGCTTAGCACCCACCATGCTTAGCACCCAACATGCTTAGCACCCACCATGCTTATTAGCACGCACCATGCTTAGCACCCACCATGCTTATTAGCACGCACCATGCTTAGCACCCATCATGCCAAGCAAAAAGTTTGAGGCACCTGTCTCCAGATCATTCAACTCTGGGCATCAAATGTTTTATGGTAATAGTGGTTTCATGTAACGCTCATGAGGACACTCCAACACTATTACCATTAAGTCATTAAGTGTAGAAACAAATCAATTTGTTCTCTCTTTATAATCTTGTTGTTTCAAAAGGTCTGCCCACCCGGACTTCACATTAGTCTGGGGTTATATCTCAAACATTTCAACAGCTTCGAGAGGGCATGTCATGATCTTGACATGGAAGTGGCAGCTGTGTTAGCCGTGCAAAAAGAACAGCAATCTGAGGCAGACAATCCAGCTCTTGGCTCCACGTTCAAGAATGTTGTCTCAGTATTGAAGAAGGCTAGGCAGTTAGAGTTGCAGGCAGAGGGCTTAGATGAGGAGATCCAGATCAAAGAAGAGGAACTCATGGACATCATTATGACATCTGAGGAAGAGGAGGAAAGTGCCGATATTGGGAATTACATCGCTGGGACGACATTATTACGAGAGCAAAAAGAACGTCTGGTAAGGCATcttcaattttaaattaaagaagTGTGTCGTTAAGGAGGATTTGAATACTTTGCATTATGTGAAGTTTGTGTAGACACCATATACTAAAATAACTGAatatcttcaggagaatgctggatgCTGCTACTGGATGCTGCTTAAGAACTGCCCTAAAGGTTTTACTAACGGGTACGCTTAGCTCAATGGGATGTACTTGAGCAGCATACAGCAACAGCATTCTGAGCGAAATGTCtttaaaccactggttctttttagaaataTCCAAACTCCGAGTTTTATGTACTTGGTGTCTCCACAAACTTTGCTAGAAATGTGTGTTTGTAACAGCGACAATTGGACTCACATGACTATTAAATTTATCATTGTAACTTATTTATTTCCCCCGTCAGTTGGCAGAAGTGAAGGCCCTTCGTGATAAAGCAGCCCTGAAACCGGGTCAAGGTCCTCTAGCTGGTTTACTCGACATTGTACTCCAGGAGTTCCGGGTTCAGCGACAAGCTTTTGGTTTTGTTGGCAACCATGTCCACAAATGCTGCAAGGTAAGCAGTGTCATAATTCTTATACAACTTCaaacttttaaagaaaactgCACAAGTAAATATTAAGTCGTATGGTTCCCgctcttccagaggttgttaatAGACTGAAACACCAAATCAAAACCTGGGTGAACACATCTGTTTACTTTGTTCAACTGTTGATTTCCCCTTTACAGCACTTCGAAACCTCacagtgatatgcgctataaaaaaatgatttctttatttatttgaaaacatcttcTTTTGTTGCAGGAAGAAAATATCAAGCGTCTGACTGATGCGGTGGTCAGTAAAACTCAAGAACTTTGTCCTTCACTGGAGGGGGAAGCTAGAGAAATCTCTACGAAGTATTCCAAACTATTCAACCTGTTTGGAACTTGTCATAGGAAGTACAATGTAGCATTCGTCCTCAATGACCAAGCCATAGATACATTAAACCAAGACATACGCAACTACCTGGCGTTTTTCCGTTCCTCTTTTCCAAGTGAGACCGTGACTCCGAAGATGCATCTCCTTGAGCAACATGTCATCCCGTGGTTGCGGCGGTGGCGCTTTGGTTTAGGTTTCCATGGGGAGCACGGTGGGGAGTCTGTCCATGCCCATTTCAACACCCTCCGGCGTGATGTCCGAGGAATGAGCACAGATGTGGACATACTACGGTCTGTAATGCAGACTCACTGGGTCGCTACAAGCCCTGCCTATACTATTTCTAGATAATTGTTTAATATCTGTTAAAACACATCTCCGTCTTTTTATGCTAAATATCTTGCTAACTTCAATTTATACAATTTCACAGATGAGGTTTAAATATTTCTATTTGACATGACAATGACTACTTGACATGTTTAAAACTCTTTGGGTCATGTCAGTCCAAGCATGCTTATGTACTAAATTAGTAGAGGGCAGTATATAAGATGAGTGGGATACTCCCAACGTCTCTTTTCTTTTATAAGTCAAATAATTTAGAAGCTCCGTATGTTTTGGTAAGCTTTTTTTTGCCTAGAATGCTAAAATATTGGACTGGGTGCAGAAGTCCAGTGAATATTTTTAGCCCTTGGCTCTATCTAATCCACAAAGCAATAGTGACTGGCACcttaaacaaagatattgactaaggAGACTGGGGTATAGGGTTAGAGCTCAGTTGGTACATTAACCTGGACTccaggttgcaggttcaagtatTGCTCTAGTAACTAGACTAAGACTACTGATATTGATTGATGTGTCACTGGAGTAAATTAGATTATTGACATCAAACTTGTGACTTAAACAGCAAACGATACACAAACTTCTGAAGTGAAAATACTTCTATGAAGATCTTTTGTAGCAGTGTGGATTTGACCTTGAGAGTCGGGTAATTCAATAAGTTGCGATTTGGTTATGAGCGACAAAATTTCATCTTAGGAGTTCTGTAAAATGattgtttataataatttacAGAAAATCTTGCTACGCAGATACAGGTTACCAGCTGCCATGCCACAGAGGTTGAATTATTGCAACTGGTGGCTACTGGCTAactcattttctgcttagcaaagaaattggtTGAACTtatgtgtaaatttgtttttgttttaattcatgataattaactattttgatttttaaatacTGTACTGTTGACTTTGTGCACAAGATCCAAATTTGGCTACTGGTTGCAATGTCACCATTTTGTGGGTGTCAGTTATCGCATGAAAAAAGTGTTGAGACTCAGTATAAATGTAAATGCTGTGTCTCCTAAATTGAGCACTACACTCTCCAggcattgactcccaaaatgatgcaacaaaaattattgtgatgatgatgtCATATGAATTGGCTCTATAGATGTTTTTTGAACCACCAACACTAAtaatttatctcaacatattcagtATTACTTCTTCTTATTAACAGTATTTACCAGTAGTTGTGGGGGTTTCCTCTGCTCTGGATGTAATTCCTACATTGTTTCTAAagtatttgtttaccttttttatGTAGTTTCTTTACTTATGagtttgtttaccttttttagTTCCTTTACTtatcattcattatttgtattagAATCAAGTCCATATTTACTGTATAAATAAACTGCTAATAAAATTGTTCCAAACTTATTTTTTAAGTGCAACTCTCTATTTTCTCCCTACATCACAGCCTCAACTTTGCCTCTATAATTTTATTTATGCACTTCAATTAAATTTCAATTACATTTTAGTGGACTTTCCTCAACTTTATTTACCATAAAACTTTATGAACAACGTCACATTTTTGTGTTGAATATTCATAACCTAAATAACCAAGTATCAGCTGGTAGTCAGCTGTCCATTTAATACAGGCATTCGCTCAATCTTCAAATTGCGCTGCTAATTTGAGGTTTTTAGCACATTGCGTTTATTTCGCAGGTTGCGCGCTGGACAACTTGAAGGTACAACAAACCATAGAGGAAGGACAGAGACAAACAgatgggggcggggggggggggttacaagGGGGGAAGGCCAGGACACTTGATTATATACAGAAAAAGTACAAAAGATGCTCAAGTTTGAATCACAGAAGCTGAGACAATGAACTTGAAGGCGGTGGTCAATTTATGCGGTTTGGGATGATGGGGTTTTCGTGGAGGAGGAATATAAATCCCCATGATCCATTGTAATTTTAGTGTACCCTTGTTTATTTTCCTGGGTGCTGCCTGCGCCCCCCGTGGGgagcttggggggggggggggtggggtttgACATTTCCTagataaataaaattatattatatttagtTTCTGAATGTTATTTCCAAAAACTTTGAGTGAACTTTTAAACTTGAGCAGCATCGTTTTCTGCTCAACTCAAATTTGCTGAATTGAGCGCTCAATATGCAGAATGATCAAAATCGCGCCCAATCTTCAGATTGAGCAAATTCCTAAAAGGCACATTGACTTGTGTGGTCCccgcacgcacacacacacgcaacAATGCACAAACGACAAACGTCAGGTAGGGTATAGACGTGTGTTGTCAAACAAGAAAATTATGTCaaagttttaactttaaaatgGTTTAAGATCTGATCAATTGAAGCCAAGACGCTGGATTCTATGCAACACAAAGGTAGGTTACAATCATATTATAATAAATTCAGGTAAATACTTTTGTAAATAGTGAAAATTTGATCGAGTTTTCTTCTTCTCAATCTCAATcttgtcaaaaaaacaaaaaaccagaGCAAACATTTCAACTGAGTACACACGACGTACCACAGCACAATCAGTCAGTCGTTGAGCTTTGAGGAGGCGGCTTTGATGAGACTAGACATTCACAACCAACAAACACCTCCATAATAATAACATAGGATGATAACATCATGGATGATAACATCgacaaaccatggaggtagacaaacgaaataaataattgaattgaattgaagtcaGACAGAAGTGGGCTGTCCTGTGTGTGTCACTCACAGTGTGATTGTGAATGTGACAATTAAATAGAGCAGACAGTTGTCTACGACTTGATCATGTTGACTTCTCCTTTATCAGTTCATGATATTGAGATTCAGCCTGCTTTTTCCATTGAGAGTTTCCGGGCACCCCAATTTGACAATCTACCCCACCCCCCCAGCCCGTAAAAAGTGCCCCCCaaactagacccagtaactggggcgctgtactccttttttcaaaattttgtgacATTCTCGGTCGTACAGTACgaccgagaatgtcaaaatttcgaaaaacaggagtacagcgccccagttactagGTCTACccccaaacaaacattttattaaacCCAAAAccgggaaaagtttctgtatggcgccaccactttttcattcgatataaaataatataggaacttatttacctgattgatatatccctttttgtaaaaatgagtgaaaaagtggtggcgccatatggaaagttatcccaaaacTATTCTCATAATTCATAAAACATCATGGACAATTTGTCGTACTTGTCATCATGGTTGTAGACGTAGGTCTTCATATATTAACCCTAAAGACAAGTGATGAGGGTATTCGCTTAATTTAGTGGAGTATaattatccagatccagataaATCTACGTGATGACATGAGTCGTGattattgacattaattttatataattttaaacaaGCAAGACTACAATTGAATTATTCCACCTACAGCAATAGCAGCTACCATAGTCATTTGTCTATTTTTTACTTCCATTTTTGTCCTTCAGGTTGTCATCAGTGAAAGTAAAAGTGTGTGAATATGCAATCCCTCGTCTCGGACAGCGTCAAACAGTTATGTTGAGTAGTTTTAGGATACGCATATAAAGAGCTGGATTTCGGCAGCACTGCCTGAGGCAGATCAACATCATGAAGTTCTTTCATCAGCTTCAAGTTCTTCTGTGGAAGAACTTCGTGTTGAAGAAGAGA
This sequence is a window from Asterias rubens chromosome 19, eAstRub1.3, whole genome shotgun sequence. Protein-coding genes within it:
- the LOC117303111 gene encoding uncharacterized protein LOC117303111 produces the protein MVRNITINDLEIPLKSHSKNKFKMEKHREILQRLCRLCGERSISSANSKKGKVAKLCSNYIEKIADSFQVDISHDDTNIHPPHMCHTCYTRLYLRGKKTAPTWGSHTITGVCPVCTYSIQHLSSGRKKRKKHPGIGRPRITPTEFFNSLPQSPTVSREKMLNFEPLSYTSPILCKICNRSLNNALETSCMHLFCCECLTERYETSGERILPCPTCRKPVDFKHVVTPRLYFASLFLSTIMTCKACKVGVPLGDISSHGCDPKVSSGPSGNPNLMFFIVKPPEKQVSEVVEMMHRPLTAPLTPQMEELGSHILKSKLAQSSDGFSTRYKTAGLPLTTVCIPSPRKSSEVASSKTLRRRSEILNKTRNLLSMGTSRRQHLDELKLSSLRDDLQETLKELKLDSIRLPSMQLLAAKARFGISWKRIREMKRWLKSYNILTEGENAMRQQQKDIVASNIIAENLPFSFPDEVNGGVTIKPAACVGVKSLVAKVTQQFEEYHKAGQLTWHEGNIPADEVWIKIGGDKGGGTFKQMFQIANIDCPNCLRHTVVACAFAAGDKYDNLKTGLLRFRQQVVDLQSCTLKSHKIRLFMFGDYEYLTRVYGLSGASGRHCCLYCEVSKDDMSLPQEERPATRQRTMDTLNNDLARFVADGSKLSHAKHFNNVISPPMFRLPLTQVCPPGLHISLGLYLKHFNSFERACHDLDMEVAAVLAVQKEQQSEADNPALGSTFKNVVSVLKKARQLELQAEGLDEEIQIKEEELMDIIMTSEEEEESADIGNYIAGTTLLREQKERLLAEVKALRDKAALKPGQGPLAGLLDIVLQEFRVQRQAFGFVGNHVHKCCKEENIKRLTDAVVSKTQELCPSLEGEAREISTKYSKLFNLFGTCHRKYNVAFVLNDQAIDTLNQDIRNYLAFFRSSFPSETVTPKMHLLEQHVIPWLRRWRFGLGFHGEHGGESVHAHFNTLRRDVRGMSTDVDILRSVMQTHWVATSPAYTISR